The following coding sequences are from one Triticum aestivum cultivar Chinese Spring chromosome 5A, IWGSC CS RefSeq v2.1, whole genome shotgun sequence window:
- the LOC123103173 gene encoding leucine-rich repeat extensin-like protein 5: MASSLVWSRRALVVMAVAAMVLAAQSSEAAARSGGADEDELRFPGFPGGRQRNPGFPGVPGGRVASPPASRFKPSSPPPSPPPPLQSSPAISPPCVSSGAPSQPALQPLPGFPGLQQPGNGGGSASSPADCVTPLAGLMTCASFLTGSEPDTPTPQSECCSGLGMFLNSTAAVDDRSLRCLCPVILGDVNRMLPKPIDPVRMMYLPISCGVVLPPQVLFICFTGQPTPPVVSRIPDSWMTPASSALTP, encoded by the exons ATGGCGTCATCGTTGGTGTGGTCGAGGCGCGCGCTGGTCGTGATGGCGGTGGCTGCGATGGTGCTGGCGGCGCAGTcgtcggaggcggcggcgaggagcggcggGGCCGACGAAGACGAGCTTCGGTTCCCGGGGTTCCCGGGCGGCAGGCAGCGCAACCCTGGCTTCCCGGGGGTGCCCGGGGGCAGGGTAGCGTCGCCGCCAGCGTCTCGCTTCAAgccgtcctcgccgccgccgtcgccgccgccgccgttgcagtCGTCGCCCGCTATTAGCCCACCGTGCGTCAGCAGCGGGGCGCCTTCGCAGCCGGCGCTGCAGCCGCTGCCCGGGTTCCCAGGCCTGCAGCAGCCGGGCAACGGCGGCGGGTCGGCGTCGTCGCCGGCGGACTGCGTGACGCCGCTGGCGGGGCTGATGACGTGCGCGTCGTTCCTGACGGGGAGCGAGCCGGACACCCCGACGCCGCAGAGCGAGTGCTGCAGCGGGCTGGGCATGTTCCTCAACAGCACGGCGGCGGTGGACGACCGCTCGCTGCGGTGCCTGTGCCCGGTCATCCTCGGCGACGTGAACCGCATGCTGCCCAAGCCCATCGACCCCGTCCGCATGATGTACCTCCCCATCTCCTGCGGCGTCGTCCTCCCCCCTCAAGTCCTCTTCATCTGCTTCA CTGGACAGCCAACGCCACCCGTGGTCTCGCGCATCCCCGACTCCTGGATGACGCCAGCTTCATCAG CATTGACACCTTGA
- the LOC123103172 gene encoding phosphoglucan phosphatase LSF2, chloroplastic: MGRGSIPIAPARLPTTAGRIASTVSFSTSECRKDLAIMAATANASCLPASSRLPASGAGIRNRGRLPMAAVGCTAGRGGVHLRSAWPLLCTSSSAASGARGSGKMEDYNTAMKRMMRNPYEYHHDLGMNYAVISDSLIVGSQPQKPDDIDHLKNEENVAYILCLQQDKDIEYWGIDFEAVVTRCKELGIQHMRRPAVDFDPDSLRKQLPKAVSALEWAISQGKGRVYIHCTAGLGRAPAVAISYMFWFENMDLYTAYEKLTSVRPCGPSKKAIRSATYDLAKSDPNKEAFETLPERAFEGISVSERKLIQDRVRSLHKA; this comes from the exons ATGGGAAGGGGATCCATTCCAATAGCTCCGGCAAGACTCCCGACCACCGCCGGCCGTATAGCGTCCACCGTCTCTTTCTCTACATCGGAGTGCCGCAAGGATCTCGCCATCATGGCAGCCACTGCCAACGCATCCTGCCTCCCCGCCTCTTCGCGCCTACCGGCCAGCGGCGCGGGCATCCGGAACAGGGGGAGGCTGCCAATGGCCGCCGTTGGCTGCACTGCCGGACGCGGCGGGGTTCACCTGAGGAGCGCCTGGCCTCTCCTGTGCACCTCCTCCTCCGCTGCGTCCGGAGCACGGGGTAGCGGGAAGATGGAGGACTACAACACCGCCATGAAGCGGATGATGCGGAACCCATACGAATACCACCACGACCTTG GTATGAATTATGCTGTCATAAGTGATAGCTTGATTGTTGGCTCGCAACCTCAGAAGCCTGACGATATTGATCACTTGAAAAATGAGGAAAATGTAGCCTATATTCTTTGTCTACAGCAGGACAAGGATATCGAATACTGGGGCATTGATTTTGAAGCTGTTGTCACTAGgtgcaaagaacttggcattcAGCATATGAGAAGACCA GCAGTAGACTTCGATCCAGATTCGCTGAGGAAACAGTTACCGAAAGCAGTTTCCGCACTAGAATGGGCTATATCACAAGGCAAAGGGCGAGTTTACATCCATTGCACTGCTGGACTTGGTAGAGCGCCTGCGGTTGCAATTTCTTACATGTTCTGGTTCGAGAATATGGAC CTATATACGGCTTATGAAAAGCTAACCTCCGTAAGACCGTGTGGACCGAGTAAGAAAGCTATCCGCTCTGCAACCTATGATCTAGCTAAGAGTGATCCAAATAAAGAAGCTTTTGAGACCCTGCCGGAGCGTGCTTTCGAGGGAATATCAGTTTCAGAGAGGAAGTTAATACAAGACCGTGTCCGTTCCCTCCACAAGGCATGA